A single genomic interval of Camelina sativa cultivar DH55 chromosome 11, Cs, whole genome shotgun sequence harbors:
- the LOC104727327 gene encoding transcription factor HEC1-like produces the protein MDSDIMNMMMHQMEKLPHEFCNPNNSSFFSPDHNNNNTYPFLFNSSHHHSDHSLTNEPGFRYGSAGLLTNPSSLSPNTAYSSVLLDKRNNSNNNNNSANMAAMREMIFRIAVMQPIHIDPEAVKPPKRRNVRISKDPQSVAARHRRERISERIRILQRLVPGGTKMDTASMLDEAIHYVKFLKKQVQSLEEQAVVGGGGGGGGGPGRVLIGAGGMTAASGGGGGGGVVMKGCGAMGTHQMVGNAQILR, from the coding sequence atggatTCTGACATAATGAACATGATGATGCATCAGATGGAGAAGCTTCCTCATGAGTTCTGTAACCCTAAtaattcatctttcttctctcccgaccataacaacaacaacacttacCCTTTTCTCTTCAACTCAAGCCATCACCACTCTGATCACTCATTGACCAACGAACCAGGTTTCCGGTACGGTTCCGCAGGTTTACTTACTaacccttcttctctctctcccaacACAGCCTACTCTTCCGTTTTGCTcgacaaaagaaacaacagtaacaacaataataacaGCGCGAACATGGCGGCTATGAGAGAGATGATCTTTCGCATCGCCGTGATGCAACCTATACATATAGATCCCGAGGCGGTTAAGCCACCTAAGAGGAGGAACGTTAGGATCTCGAAAGATCCACAGAGCGTGGCGGCTCGGCACAGGAGGGAGAGGATAAGCGAGAGGATTCGGATTTTGCAAAGGCTTGTTCCCGGTGGGACGAAGATGGATACAGCTTCGATGCTCGACGAAGCTATTCATTATGTAAAGTTTTTAAAGAAACAGGTGCAGTCGCTGGAGGAGCAGGCAGTGGTtggtggcggcggcggaggaggaggaggaccagGAAGAGTTTTGATCGGTGCCGGTGGAATGACGGCGGCtagtggtggtggcggcggaggaggagtgGTTATGAAAGGGTGTGGGGCAATGGGGACTCATCAGATGGTGGGTAATGCACAGATTCTTAGATGA